The genomic window GTGGCCGCCGCGGCCGGCCGGCGGTCGTGCCGGACGCTGGCCGCGGTGGACGGTCAGAGCGCGGGCACCCCGACGAGTCGGGGCAGGGGCGCGGCCGAGCCGCACGCGCACCGCGGATCGGCGCACAGCAGCTCGTGGGCGAGGACGGAGAGCACCGCGGCCTGCAGCCGCGTCTGCTGCTCCAGCTTCTCCACTATGCGTGCGACATGCGCCTTCACCGTCCGCTCGGCTATGCCGAGTTCCCGGGCCAGTTGCCGGTTGCCCAGGCCCGTGCCCAGCAGAAGCAGGACTTCCTTCTCCCGGTCCGTCAGCGTCTTGAGCCTGCTGATGTCCCGAACCGGATCGGCCCCCGTGCGCCGGTAGGCGCAAGCCGTGTCTCCTACGTCAGACCTCTTGGTCATTGGTCGGCCCTTCCCGATGCCGCTTTCCCGACAGAGCCCCGTGCCCCGGGTGCGGCGGCGATCTACCCCCCAACTTAGCGTCTGCTACTGACATCAGCACCCCTGAAATGACACGGCCACGTCACAGCGAGGGATCCCCTCAGGTCACTGCCCCAAAGGACAATTTCTGTCAACTCGGTTGAACCCTAGGCTCGTTGTCGCGCATCCACAGACACTCCGACCGCAGGGAGAACACCGTGCACAGCGTCACCACCCGTCGCCTCGCCACCATCGCCGTCGCGGGAGCGGCGACGCTGTCCGTGCTGGCCCCGACCGCGTCGGCCGCCGACACCGGCTCTCACCAGGGCACTTGGACGGCCGCATCGCAGACGGCCGCATCGCGGACCGTCGCGAAGCTGCCGGCGAAGCTGACGGTCAAGAGCTACACCGCCTACCTCAAGGCGCAGAAGACGCCCGAGGCGAAGCGGACCCTCAAGAGCTTCACCGCGCTGTCGGCCGCCAAGCAGACCAGGTTCGTCGGCCACCTGCAGAACGGCAAGATCTACGCGTCCCTCTTCAAGCAGCTCAAGGGCAGCCTCAACCGCCCGGTGAAGACCGTGACCCCGTTCAACAAGGACGTGAAGTTCGTCCACGAGGTCTCCTCCAC from Streptomyces sp. DSM 40750 includes these protein-coding regions:
- a CDS encoding helix-turn-helix domain-containing protein, encoding MTKRSDVGDTACAYRRTGADPVRDISRLKTLTDREKEVLLLLGTGLGNRQLARELGIAERTVKAHVARIVEKLEQQTRLQAAVLSVLAHELLCADPRCACGSAAPLPRLVGVPAL